The DNA sequence aattaaaaaatttttattttaaagatgcATTATGcattttgaaattttatattgaatttttaatatttttattttatatttaattaaatcggttcaACTATGATTCGATTTTGATTAGACTATTAAATCATTAAACTAATCATCTGGATTGATTCATTAACTGTTTCGGTTCTAATAATCTATTGGCAAAAAATAACTTCTGTTAGTCCTCTAACatttttcaattaataaaaatgaGCTTCATTAATTTATTTCCAAATACACTTAATTATTTATGAGTTTTGATATTAGTAAATTCTTTTAGGATTTCCCACAGAAATTTCAAAAGACTAATGACCTTTGGCCAATAATTGATTAACagaacaaaataatcaaatatacatATACAAATCATTATATTTTACACCTGATATAAGTGTTGActatatgttttatttttgtttttttttaaatttaaccaGCTAAGAATGGAGACGAGGtcactttttaatttgaatatggaagAAAAAATGGTGTTGGACTCAGATGTGGGGAATACAGGTACTTCACAGTCATGTGGTGTCAGTGAATAGAACTCGGACCATGTGAGTTCTtcctttcataaaaaaattgataacaaTAAACAACTCGGAGGGTCCGTTTTCTAGCTTCCGAAATTCATATTTGCCTAACCACAAGTCGGACCATGCGATTTATtaagcaaaattttaaaatcaaacaactcgcatggtccgatttgtgtactctgaattttttcaaaattttttaacacaattcggaccctccgatttgtgtactctgaatttttttaactttttaaacacaaatcggagggtccaatttgtgtactcccacaattttaaaaaacaccaaaaattaccatGTTAAAGTATATCACTCATTTTATTTCCTATCAAAATTTTTTACCCGACGACAGTTAGGCTAACgacaaaatttattataaaaatcaaGTTCTTCTAAAATAAGaaagttaataaaataaaaacaaataacaatttaGTTActctcaaattaaaataataaaaaattacatataataaaaattataaatttaatgataattaacttattatttacAATTCTTCTCACATCTTTTTCCTTGTTATCAGTGCGACAAACAACTAACATTTTTGGTTGGATAAAATTGGGTGGGAGCTTCTGACCCAGACACAAGACTCGATGAAGATGAGTTGTTTGAACGGGACAACCATCTCACTCTCATGCCTCAAACTCGCTTTCCCTTCTTACTCTTCTTCCTTCCAGAACCTTCCATTTTGCCGCACCATCAAGCCTCTCTCCGCTGCACTCCAAACATCTCCCGCCACTTCACCATCAACCACCAAGGCCGAGGACCAAGGTGCGAGGTCTCACTGGAAGGCCGCAAtagacttcaagtggataaaggataACAAGGAAGCTGTTGCTGCCAACATTCGCAACCGTAACTCCGATGCTGATTTGGAACTTGTCCTTCAACTCTATGACCACTTCTTTAATCTTCAGAAGGTCACTCTTATTTCTTCATTCTCCATTATAATAATTTCCCCAAATTCATGTGTTTTGAAATGCCTGTTATTTCCAAGATTTACCATGCTTAATCATGTTATAGTGTCATCTAATTAGATTAATGCAAATACATAGGAAGGGGGAAGAAAAAAGGACTTTATGTTCCCAATTGCTCAGCTAATTGGTTTCCAGAAAGCAGGAAGTTGAGAGAGTGCGCGGAGAAAGAAATGCGGTAGCAAACAAGATGAAAGGGAAAATGGAACAATCTGAGCGTCAAAGACTAATTGAGGAAGGTGCTCTTGGCACCCAACTACCTTTGCTCTGCCTTTTAGGTCAATTCCTTAAGACACTCGCATTTTGCATGCAGGAAAGAATTTGAAGGAAGGACTCATTGCTTTGGAAGAAGACCTGCTCAAGCTTAATGACAAACTTCAACTCGAAGCGCAGCGTATACCAAACATGACTCATCCAAATGTTCCAATAGGTGGAGAGGATAGTTCTATGACAAGGAAGCTGGTATTTGGTTACTACAGTTCCTAAAAACTTAGCTTGTTAGTGGATCAATTTTTCTCAAAATGTTAATGGATCATCTTACTTCTTAGGTTGGCAGTGCTCCAGAATTTAGTTTCCCTGTCAAGGATCATCTTGAACTAGGAAAGGAACTTTGCCTTTTCGATTTCGACACAGCTGCAGAGGTATGCCTTGGTTAACATAAGGCATTTCGTTAGCTATTATTTGCAACAGGTGAAGGTGAAACCTTACATAGCGGACACGATTAGGTGTTGGAATCTATTTACTTGGACCTTAGTACACTTGTTTTTCTAGGAAATGCAGGCATGCCTTTGAGGCTACATATTATCTCATGGGAAAGTAACCAGAGGTGATTCCATATATGATTTTAGAAGACCACCTTAGTTTTTTCCATACTAGTTATTCTATGTGATTGTTAGAAGACCTCATTTCAAGTGCTCCTCTATGatagtttatttcttatcttcTATTGTAAACTTCGCATTGACATGGAAGTTTGGGTCTtggaaaaacaagaaacaaaTATATTCTGACTTCAGTTGTATGTGAGATGCATCTAATATGCTGTTTCACAGGTCAGTGGGTCAAAGTTCTACTACTTGAAAAATGATGCAGTTTTGTTAGAGATGGCCCTTGTGAATTGGACACTCTCAGAAGTGATGAAGAAAGGCTTTACTCCATTAACAACGCCTGAACTTGTACGGTCCTCTGTTGTTGAAAAATGTGGCTTCCAACCTCGTGGAAAAAATACACAGGTTTGTTAGTGTCTACTTCACAGAAGTCTGCTTCTTTCTTATAGTTGCATTGTTTGAGTTCACGAGAATGGACATAAGAAAAACAGCTGATGACAAATGTGTCATGGCAATGACAACCAATTTGACAGAGTCAGACAGTTTATAGGCTCTCAGAAAACATGTTTAATTTAGTCATTTCATCTTTATCTTGTATTTTGTTAAGCATGGGACTTATA is a window from the Arachis hypogaea cultivar Tifrunner chromosome 17, arahy.Tifrunner.gnm2.J5K5, whole genome shotgun sequence genome containing:
- the LOC112765368 gene encoding serine--tRNA ligase, chloroplastic/mitochondrial isoform X1, which codes for MKMSCLNGTTISLSCLKLAFPSYSSSFQNLPFCRTIKPLSAALQTSPATSPSTTKAEDQGARSHWKAAIDFKWIKDNKEAVAANIRNRNSDADLELVLQLYDHFFNLQKEVERVRGERNAVANKMKGKMEQSERQRLIEEGKNLKEGLIALEEDLLKLNDKLQLEAQRIPNMTHPNVPIGGEDSSMTRKLVGSAPEFSFPVKDHLELGKELCLFDFDTAAEVSGSKFYYLKNDAVLLEMALVNWTLSEVMKKGFTPLTTPELVRSSVVEKCGFQPRGKNTQVYSIEDSDQCLIGTAEIPVGGLHMDSILAETLLPLKYVAFSHCFRTEAGAAGSATRGLYRVHQFSKVEMFIFCRPEESEHYHEELIKIEEDMFSSLGLHFKTLDMASEDLGAPAYRKFDVEAWMPGLERFGEISSASNCTDYQSRRLGIRYRPSEAPVASPKKSKSNLAPPQFVHTLNATACAVPRMIICLLENYQQEDGSIHIPEPLRPFMGGRSVISRKL